A part of bacterium genomic DNA contains:
- a CDS encoding methyltransferase: MPGNSRYRPFYEVVESIPEGRVATYGQVAMLAGKPGRARLVGHALSSLDEESDVPWHRVINARGEISRRGLGDGEHLQRILLESEGVVFTEGGRVNLKRFRWR, encoded by the coding sequence ATGCCTGGGAATTCTCGTTACCGCCCTTTCTATGAGGTGGTCGAGAGCATTCCCGAGGGGCGGGTGGCGACCTACGGCCAGGTCGCCATGCTTGCGGGCAAGCCGGGCCGGGCTCGCCTGGTCGGCCATGCCTTGAGCTCTCTCGACGAGGAGAGCGATGTACCCTGGCATCGGGTGATCAACGCGCGCGGCGAGATCAGCCGGCGGGGGCTCGGCGATGGCGAGCACCTGCAGCGAATCCTGCTGGAGTCGGAGGGCGTAGTGTTTACCGAGGGCGGCAGGGTCAACCTCAAACGGTTTCGATGGAGGTAG